ACGACGACGCCCCCGCCGTCGGCGCGCACACCCGGCTCATGCTGCAGTTCGGCGGTGCGCTCGGCGCGGCGGGGGTCGGCGTGTGGGGCGGCGGTGCCCTGGCGTTGGGGCTGGGTGTCGCGGTGGTGGCGCTGTGCGGCGCGGCGGCGGCCGGGGTCCTGGTCCTCCGGCGGCGGTCCGTGGTGCCGTCGTGACGGTCGGCGGGTAGGCTCCCCGGTCATGGACGACGCGGACGCCCGGGAGCCGTACCCCGGGGACCGGTCCGGCCCCCGGGCGGGGTCGCCGTCAGGGGAGAGGTCCGGCGGCTTCGCCCGCCGCCTCCGCCACGCCCGGTGTGACCGGGGACTGTCGCAGGCGGGGCTCGCGTCGGGGATCTGTTCACCCAGCGCGGTGTCGCGGTGGGAGAGCGGCCGGGGGGTGCCGCAGCCGGAGGTGCTCCGCGCACTCGCGGACCGGCTGGGGATGGCTGTCCCGGTGCTGACCGGGGAGGGGTTCGACTCCCGCCTCGCCGAGTCCCCGGACGGCTTCGGCGCGGTGGTCGCGGCCGCGTTCGGCGGGGACACCGGTGGGTCGCAGTCGGCGATCGCCGGGTGGGTCGGCCGGGTCAGGGAGGTTCTCGACGCCGCCACCTCCGCGCCGCACGCCCGGGGGTCCCGGTCGGGTCAGCCGCCCGGCCCGCTGTCGCTGCGCGACGCGCGTCACACCGTCGACGACCTCATGGTCGACCCGCTCACGGCCGCGACACCGGTCGCCCTGGAGACCGTCGAACTCCTCGACGCCCTGGTCACGCTGGAGGAGGAGCCGACGGCCGGGAGCGTGGACCGGCTCGTGGACACCCTCACGTGGACCGGCGACGCGCCGGAACCGCTCCGTCGGACGGCCGTGGAGGTCGCCGTCGCGGCGCTCGTCGAGGCGGACATGCCGGTCGCGGCCCACGCCGTCGTGACGCGGGTCGCCCCGCCGCAGGTGACGCCGACGACCGCGGTGCTGCTCACGTGGAGCGGGATGCGCGCCGGGGACGTGCCCCCGGCCGCCGGTCGCGGCAGCGCGCGGGACGGTCTCGTCGCCCTGCTGGCGACGCTGCGCTCCCGCGGGGGCCCGGTGCCGCCCGGGGTGGTCGACGCGGTGGTGGAGGCGTCGCAGGGTGACCGCCTCGTCGCCCTGCTGGCGCAGCGCCTGCCTCCCGCCGCGGACTGACCCGGCCCCGCCCCGTCACCCCACCCCGAGGAACCGGGCCTGCGCGTCCCAGCTCGCGTCGACGGACTGCCGGTGGTCGGCGCCGGGGACGTCCTCGTAGCGGACGTCCACCCCCGCGTCCCGCAGTGCCGCGGCCGCGTCGGTGACGTTGTCGCCCTGCACGGTCGTGTCGTCGGTGCCGTGGAGCATGAGCACCGGACCCTGCGGTCGCATCCGGGCGATCTGCTGCCGGTCGAGGTAGTCCGTGACGGCCGTGAGGTCCGCGTCGGGGGCGAGGAGGTCGGCGCCCGTCGTCGTGTCCGGGATGTCGTCGCGGAGTTCGTCGATGCAGTCGTGCGCGGCGGTGGCGACGAGGTCGCGCCCGGCGTCATTCAGGAACGCGTCCCCGTCCAGCGCGGGGTCCGCGGTGAGCGCCCCGCCGAGCATGACGGGGAAGAACGCCAGGTTGGGGCCGGTGACCGCGCCGAGGACGTCCGCCGCCCCGAGGCCCGCCTGCTCCGCGCGCGGCGGCACGAGGGTGCTGTCCCCGGGGGCGACGGCGACCGTCCGGTCGAGCCCGGGCGCGGGCCGGTCGGCGGACGCGGCGGCGAGGGCCGCGAACCCGCCCTGGCTCCACCCGATGTTCTCCCACCGTCCGGCGAGGTGGAAGTGGTCGGTCGCGGCCGTCACGAGGTCGTTGACCGACGACGCGAGCGAGCCCCGGTCGAGGTAGGTGCCCGTGGGGCGGGCGGCGTCGTCCCCCCGGTCGTCCCCCTCGCCCCCGCCGACGCCGAGCCCCTCGAAGTCCGGCTGGACCACCGCGTACCCGCGGTCCGTCCAGCGCGTGAGGTACCCGGCGACCATCTCCAGCGCGTCCCCGTTCGGCCCGCCCGGCCGGTACACCGACGGCGCGCACCGCCCGCCGACGCCGGTCGTGCCGTGCGCCCAGCTGACCACGGGGAAGCCGCCCTCGGGGGCGGGGCCGTCGGGGAGCGTGACCAGCCCGGACATCGTCGTCGGGGAGCCGGCCGCGCCCGTCGCGGAGTACGTCACCCGCCACGTGTGCCCGCCGGCGGGGGCGGCGGCGCTGGTCACGGGGTCGGCGCCGAGGATCCGGCCGGGGTGGTCGGGGGAGGGGGTCCCGGGGGACGACGCCGCCCCCGTGGCCCGCGCCCCCGCCGACCCGGACGTGGTGGCCGTGTCCCCGGGTCGGGCGGGGTCCGGCGCGGACGAGCACGCGGCGGTGGCGAGGGTGAGTGCGCACACGCCGGCGGTCGCCGCCCGGCGGAGACGGTAGGGGTGGCGGGCGCCCGGCGGGGCGGGACGGGGCGACGTGACGGGACGGGGTGACGTGGTGGTGCGGGGTGACGTGGTGGTGCGGGGTGACGTGGTGGTGCGGGGCATGGCGGGGCTCCTTCGGGTGGCGGGGTGGCAGGGTGACGGGTCGGCAGGGTGA
The sequence above is drawn from the Corynebacterium bovis DSM 20582 = CIP 54.80 genome and encodes:
- a CDS encoding helix-turn-helix domain-containing protein; this translates as MDDADAREPYPGDRSGPRAGSPSGERSGGFARRLRHARCDRGLSQAGLASGICSPSAVSRWESGRGVPQPEVLRALADRLGMAVPVLTGEGFDSRLAESPDGFGAVVAAAFGGDTGGSQSAIAGWVGRVREVLDAATSAPHARGSRSGQPPGPLSLRDARHTVDDLMVDPLTAATPVALETVELLDALVTLEEEPTAGSVDRLVDTLTWTGDAPEPLRRTAVEVAVAALVEADMPVAAHAVVTRVAPPQVTPTTAVLLTWSGMRAGDVPPAAGRGSARDGLVALLATLRSRGGPVPPGVVDAVVEASQGDRLVALLAQRLPPAAD
- a CDS encoding prolyl oligopeptidase family serine peptidase, coding for MPRTTTSPRTTTSPRTTTSPRPVTSPRPAPPGARHPYRLRRAATAGVCALTLATAACSSAPDPARPGDTATTSGSAGARATGAASSPGTPSPDHPGRILGADPVTSAAAPAGGHTWRVTYSATGAAGSPTTMSGLVTLPDGPAPEGGFPVVSWAHGTTGVGGRCAPSVYRPGGPNGDALEMVAGYLTRWTDRGYAVVQPDFEGLGVGGGEGDDRGDDAARPTGTYLDRGSLASSVNDLVTAATDHFHLAGRWENIGWSQGGFAALAAASADRPAPGLDRTVAVAPGDSTLVPPRAEQAGLGAADVLGAVTGPNLAFFPVMLGGALTADPALDGDAFLNDAGRDLVATAAHDCIDELRDDIPDTTTGADLLAPDADLTAVTDYLDRQQIARMRPQGPVLMLHGTDDTTVQGDNVTDAAAALRDAGVDVRYEDVPGADHRQSVDASWDAQARFLGVG